The region AAGATGGCATGCCTTTAGCAGGTGTAAATGTTATTTTAAAAGATGTACAAGGGGTAGGGACGGTAACAGATTTTGATGGAAATTATTCTTTAGAAGTGCCATCAACAACTTCAGTGTTAATATTTAGTTCTATTGGTTACATTACTCAAGAAATTTCTGTATCAGGAAGAACAGAAATAAATATCGCGTTAGATACAAATATTAGTGAACTTGAAGAAGTTATTGTTGTAGGTTTCGGTACTCAGAAAAAAGCAACACTTACAGGATCTGTGGCACAAGTAAAAGGAGATGATGTTGTTAAAGGTAAAGGTACTTCTAGTGCAGTTTTAGCTTTACAAGGAGAGGTTCCTGGTGTAGTTGTAACGCGTACATCTTCGCGTCCAGGTGTAGAGGGTACATCTGTTAATATTCGTGGAGATATCTCTGTAAATAGTATTAGTCCGCTTATTTTATTAGATGGTGTAGAAATTTCACAAAGTGACTTAGCAGCAATTAATGCCAACGATATTGAAACTTATTCTGTATTAAAGGATGCATCAGCTGCAATTTTTGGTACAAAGGCAGCAGGTGGTGTTATTTTAGTAACTACTAAAAAAGGTAAAGAAGGGAAAATGAAAATTAGTTATAAAGGTGAAACACAATTAAATTTTGCAAAAGATTTCCCTGTTGCTAATATGAAAGAATGGGCAGATGCTTGGTTAGTAGCAGGACGAAATGATGCAATAAATTTTGTAGATGGCGATGGAAATCAACAAACAGCAGCAACAAGTTTTAGGTTCTTTACAGAGGAAGAGTTTATGATGATATCTAATGGAACTATGCCTTTGGCACCAGAATCTTATTATTGGTTAGGTAAAGATATGTATTTTTCTGATACGAGCCAGTTTGATGCTGTATATGGTACAACCATCACAGAACGTCATGATTTTTCTTTGTCTGGAGGTAATGAAAATGCAACTTATAGAACATCTTTTGGATATGCAAACGAACGTTCTCCAATATCTTTTGTGTACGACGGACAAAAACGTTATAACTTCCGTACAAATGTGTCGTATAAAGTAAACGACTTAGTTAAAACAGATTTCAATATATCATATAATAGTGATATTATCGATACTCCAACTCAAGGTGTTGGGTATGGTATTCAAGACATGAATATTTTTCCTTTATATAACCCTCAAGGACAATTTTACGATAATTTTGGAGGAAATAATCCTTTAGCTTATTTAAGCGAAGGCGGACGTGTTAAAGACCGAACTAATATATTTCGTTTAGGAGGTAAAATTACACTAGACTTAGAAAAATATGTAGAAGGATTAAATTTCTCTTATTTTGGAAACATATCCTTAACAGATAACAGAAAAAATAAAACATGGAAACCAATAACAATGTACGATTGGGATGGTAACGTAACAAGTACACCTACGACATTAACTAATTCTAAATTAGAAGTTACCGAGGTAGATTATGTATTCCAAAACCATATATTTCAATTAAATTATAACCGTTCTTTCGGAAATCATAATTTAGGAGTCATGGCTGGGTATACTGCAGAATTAACAGAAACAGAAAAATACTTTATGTCTCGTTCTAATTTAGTAGATGAAACTTTAAACGATTTAAATGCATTTGATGTAACTACCCAAACAAATAGTGGAGGAAGTAATAATGTTGGTTTAGTTTCCTTTTTAGGTAAAATAAATTACGATTATAACGGTATCTATTTATTAGAGGTCTTAGGGCGTCGTGATGGATCTTCTCGTTTACACCCAGATTACAGATGGAAGAATTTTTATGGAGCTTCTGCTGGTGTAGTATTTTCTGAAATGTCTTTTATGGAAGATAGCTCTATTAATTTATTAAAATTACGAGCTTCTTATGGAGAAACAGGATCTGTAACAGGTATAAGTGCATACGATTATTATTCAAGTATTGGTACTGGTACTGTATTATTTGGTAGTACGCCGCAATTGGCAGCAACATCTTATATTGATGGATTATCTTCTTTAGACCGTACTTGGGAGCGTGTATCTACAACTAACTTCGCAGTGGATTTTGGTATATTAAATAATAGATTAACGGGTACTGCAGAATATTTTATTCGTAAAAATGACGATATGTTAGTTAACATTACATATCCAGACATCTTAGGTCCTACAGCTCCAAAAACAAATAGTGGTAATTTTGAAACTACAGGGTATGAATTGTCAGTAAACTGGAGAGATCGTATAGGAGACGATTTTACTTACCGTATTGGTCTTGCCTTCTGGGATAATCAAAGTGAAGTTACAAAAATGGAAGGTAAAACAACGATTAGTTTAGGTACGAATGAAATTATAGAAGGTAAACCTTTAAATGCTATTTATGCATATAAAACAGATGGTTTGTTGACTACAGAAGACCAAGTGTTAAATTATTATAATCAAGTTGGATTTGAAGATCCTTCAACTCAAACCATGAAGGATGGTACGAAATTACCAAATTATAGAAGTGCAGATCGTTTAGTCCCAGGAACTGTAAATCGTATAGATGTAAGTGGAGATGGTCTTATTAATGAAGATGATTTAGTATATGTAGGAGATGCTAATCCACATAAAAGTTTTGGTATTAATTTAGGATTTACATACAAAAGCTTTGATTTTAGTGCATTCTTCCAAGGGGTTGCAGATGTAAATATTGTTAGAAGTGGTTCGCTATCTTATCCATTTATGCAATGGTGGACAAACCAAAACCCAATTTTTACTAATAAAACTTGGACAGCAGAAAATTCTAATTCAAGTAGACCAGCAGCGTTTGTTAATGGTTCAAGAAAAACTTGGAATTATGGAGATTTAAATGATATGAATGTTATTAAAGCAGCTTATTTAAGAGCAAAAGCAATATCTGTAGGATATACATTGCCAAAAGATGTTTTAGATAGAGCAGGAATGGATAAAATTCGTTTGTCTTTAACAGGAAACGATTTGTTTACAATTTCAAATATAAGTGATGGATTAGATCCTGAATTTGGAGAAGGAACAAGACAAGGTAACATGATACCTTTTTCTTCAGCATTGATCTTCGGACTTGAACTAGCATTTTAATTAATTTTAATTTAAAGAATATGAAAAATATACATTATAATATAAAAAAAATAGGGATAGCTGCTGTAATCTCTATATTCATGTTTACTGGGTGTTCAGATTACTTAGATCAAGAACCTTTAGACTCAGTAACAGAAGCAGTGTATTTTAAAAATGCAGAACAGTTTGAAACAGCTGCAAATTATTTTTATCGTGCTTCTCTAGGGTATGATGCAGGAGATGAATCTTCAGATTTATCAGGAAACCTCGATACATCACCGTCTTATGGACAAGGTCAATCCATTATACCAACAGAAGATGATGTTTGGTCAAATAATTATAATCAATTAAGAGAACCAAATCAACTCATTGAAAAAGCAGCAGAATACGAAGGCGATCAGTCAGAAATTGCTGGATCTGTTGCAACAGCTTATTTTTTTAGAGCTTGGTGTCATTTTAATTTATTACAACGTTTTGGAGGTGTACCAATAGTTACACGTTCTTTAGATGTAGATTATGAAGAGTTATACGCCCCTAGAAATAGTCGCTACGAAGTGATATATCAAATTCTTAGTGATTTAGATGTTGCTATAGCAGACCTACCTACAGAAAATAGTATTACTGATTCTGAAAAAGGAAAACTTTCAACAGAAGCGGCTAGAGCATTTAAAGCACGTGTGTTATTATATGAAGCAACTTGGGAAAAATATGTAGGTACAGCTACAGATGGAGACGGTGTTAATACTGGTGCAGGATCTAATAAGCCTGCAGGATACCCAAGTGTAGACGAGTTGTTTTCTGAAGCTAAAGCACAATCTCTAGCTGTAATTAATAGCGGTGCTTATGAATTGTGGGATTATCGTGAACAATTGGGAGATAGAAATTTATATTACTTATTTAATTTAGAAGATGGCGGCTCTAATCCTGCGGGCTTATCTAAAGCAAATAATAAAGAGTATATCATTCAAACGGTTTACGATTATACATTAAGAAAAATAAATCAAAATTTAACACACTCTAAAACACATACACCATCTCGTAAATTAATGGATATGTACCTATGTACAGATGGTTTACCAGTACAACACTCCTCAGTATTTGAAGGTTATGATACCATGACTTCAGAATTCCGTAATCGTGATTATCGTTTAACAAGTTTTGTTCGTGAACCTTTAAAAGAATACTGGGGTTGGGGAAATAGTGTAGAAGGCGGAGGTGCACAATATGGTGTAGATTTCGCAGATGCAGGTACTAATTATGATTATAGATATGTGCCAGAATTAACAAGTCCAGGAGCTGGCCGTAATATAGGTTATCAGGGGGTTAAGTTTACTACAGAGTATATTTTAAGAGAAACTAGAGACGAATCGTTTAATTACCCATATTTACGTTATGCAGAAGTGTTATTAACTTATGCTGAAGCAACTGTAGAGTTGGGAGGAGGTACTATTTCTGATGCAGATTTAAATATGTCAATCAATAAAATTAGAGAGCGTTCTAATGTAGCGCCTTTAACTAATGCTTTAATTGCTCCTTTTTCAGATTTAACCATGTTGGGAGAAATACGTAGAGAGCGTGCTATCGAATTATTTGGTGAAAATCAACGGTTCAATGATTTAAAACGTTGGGGGATTGCAGAAGAGGAGTTAGGTCATGTCGTAGCTACTACATATGTAGACGGAACAGAGTTTGAAACGGCTGAAAACCCTAAAAATCCAGGATCTCAAATTTATATAGCTAGTGCATTCTCTTACGGAACAACATCTAAAGAACAATCTGTATCTAGTTATTCAGGTATTGCAACAACTAAACCAGGTGCATTAATTCTAGATATCGAAGGAAATAGAAACTTTTCTATAGATAATTATCTAGATCCAATAGGGTCCGATCAAATCAGATTAAATCCAGAGTTATTACAAAACCCTGGATGGTAAAAGTGTTCTTATAATTTTAGTACTATTTATATCTAACTTAAAAAGCAGTTGCGATTCTATCGTAGCTGCTTTTTAAATTATGGTTAGATAATCTTAAATGGGAAGAGATAAAATTTTTTAATATAAGAAAAGAGTACTAAACTCCCTTTTATTTTTATAATCTCTAACAGAGCTATTAAATCAAGTTGCCCTATAAATTAGACTAGAGTCAATCTTAAAAGTATATAGGCATTAACAACATTCTCCATGTAAAAAGGACTCTGTCATTTTAGTGTTTTCTGTAATCTAAAATTATGTATAACTCTATATACTTTACCCATAAAATATAATTGATGCTTAAATGTGAAAATATTCAAAAACTACGTAATCACTAGTAAAAAACATTAAAAATGGTTGCTGTGTTATAGTAAATGAACGATAATTTATTCAAGAAAAACAAAACAACAATTAGATTGCAGTAGTTATTGTTTATTAAGTCTTAAGAACGTAGTTAATTCTTAAGATGTGTTAGAATTGGTTTAAAATTCATCCAAGGCGATAAAAAATCAAATTGGATGAATTTTTTAAACACCTAAAAACTCTAAAATAATAGTTCAATTTAATATATGAAAATACTAAGAACATATATCTTATTTATAATTGTATCTATGTGTACTTATGTATTGCATGCACAAAATGTAATAAGCAAAAATCTTGGACAAGCACCCGTTGATGGCGGTTTCCAAATGGAAGACTATTGGGTTTGGGGTAGCTCGGTAATTAAGGGGGACGATGGCATCTATCATATGTATGCATCGCGTTGTCCAAAATTTTTACCTTTCCATCCTGGTTGGATGATTGCTTCAGAAATTGTACATGCCACGTCTAAAACTCCAGAAGGGCCATATACATTTCAAGATGTCGCACTTAAAGCCCGTGGTACTCAATATTGGGATGGACGTTCTACTCACAATCCTAAAATTGTTAAATACAACGACACCTATATTTTATATTATATGGGGTCTACACATCCTTTCGAGGGTGTAACTTCAGAAAATGTAAATGCATTCGATTTAAAAAGTAAATGGTGTATCGCAGCGCGTTGGGGAAAACGTATCGGGATGGCGACGTCTAAAAGTCCTAATGGTCCATGGACACGTTTAGAGGCGCCGATACTAGATGTTAAACCCAATTCCTTCTATAGCTTTTTAACGTCTAATCCGTCACCTTTAATTAAAGCAGACGGTTCTGTAGTTTTACTTTTTAAAGGTCGCGATTATAAAGCAGATGGCATCACTAATGCCGATATGAGTATAGGCGTAGCAACAGCTCCGTCTTACAACGGGCCTTACACAGTTAAGGGAGACAAACCTTTGTTTTCTCTAGAACATTTTGGAGAGGTAGAAGACCCACATATGTGGAGCGATACTACCGGATTTCATATGGTTGCTAAAGATCAGCGTGGGGCAATTACAGGAGGTGCTGGCGATGGACTTTTAGCGCACTCTAAGGATGGTATCCATTGGGAAGTTGATAAAAACTCGAAAGCCTATACTAAAACAGTTACTTGGGATAACGGAAAAACCATAAAGCAAGGACAATTAGAGCGTCCGTTTGTATTAGTAGAAGATGGTGAGCCAACACATATCTTTTTTGCAACTATGGATGGTCCTGGCGGGTTTGGAAATGGAACAAAAACTTGGAATATGGTAATTCCTATAAATAAAAACTAATTTAAACACTAACTAAAAGGCTGTAGGCCTGACTTTATACTTAAACACAATGAACAAAAAAATAATATTATGGTCTATAACCGCAGCACTTGCCGGATTCTTATTCGGGTTTGATGTGGTTGTAATTTCTGGAGCAGATAAAAAATTACAAGCCTTATGGGGCTCGTCTGAAGCGTTTCATGGCGCTGTAGTTATGGGTATGGCACTTTGGGGAACTGTAGTTGGTGCTATTTTTGGAGGGTTTCCAACGAATAAATACGGCCGTAAAAATACGTTAATTGTCATCGGATTATTGTTTGCCATTTCGGCTATAGGGTCTGCCTTGTCTAACGACCCCTATGTGTTTGCTTTTATGCGTTTTATAGGCGGATTAGGGGTTGGTGCTTCTACAATTGCTGCTCCTGCTTATATTTCTGAAATTGCTCCAGCTAAAGAACGCGGACGTTTAGTGGCGATGTATCAATTCAATATTGTATTTGGTATTATGATTGCTTATTTATCAAACTACTTATTAAGTGATATAGGCGAAAATGCTTGGCGATGGATGTTAGGTGTAGAAGCCATTCCTGCAATTTTATATATTTTATTTGCTTTAAAATTACCAAAAAGTCCACGTTGGTTATTATCTCAATCTCGAGAAGCAGAGGCAAGAGAGGTATTACAACTCATAGACCCAGATGCAGATATTAATGCACAAGTTCTGGAGTTTAACTCACATTCTGAAAGTAGTGATAAAACCGAAACTATTTTTATTAAAAAATATAGATTTCCATTACTGCTAGCTTTCTTTATTGCATTTTTTAATCAGTTTTCAGGAATTAATGCGGTGTTATATTATGCGCCAAGAATTTTTGAAGCAGCAGGATTAGGAGAAAGTTCTGCTTTATTAAATAGTATAGGTTTAGGGGTAACAAATCTAATTTTCACATTATTAGGGGTATTCTTAATTGATAAATTAGGTCGAAAAACATTAATGTATATCGGGTCTTTAGGATATATTATTTCGTTAAGTCTTCTAGCAGCTGCCTTTTTATTAGAATGGTCAGGAATGGCTGTACCTTTTTTCTTATTTTTATTTATAGCAGCACATGCCGTTGGTCAAGGGGCTGTTATATGGGTGTTTGTTTCAGAAATTTTTCCAAATCATCTCCGAGCATCTGGTCAAGCCTTCGGAAGTTCTGTACACTGGATTTTGGCCGCACTTATCCCTTCATTATTCCCTTTCTTATTAAAATTAGTTGGAGGCGGTGCTGTGTTTCTTGTGTTTGCTGTAATGATGCTTTTCCAATTATTATTTGTAGCGTTTATGATGCCAGAAACTAAAGGGAAAACACTAGAAGAGGTTGAAGATATCATGCTAAAAAAGAAAATATAATTGGTGGTATTAAACTGATTCAGCATTAAAAATAAGATTCAAATCAGAATAATTATTGAATAGTCAAGTTCATAAAAATGCATAAAAAACTAATTCATATCCTTTTAATATTTCTGTCTTGCAATGTCTTTGCATTTCGGGTAGATACACTTGTGGTTTTTAGTGCATCAATGAATAAGGATATAAAAAATGTAGTCATTACACCCGATAACTATTCTAAACAGGGTGCGGCATATCATGTTGTATACTTATTACATGGGGCTGGAGGAAACCATACATCATGGTTAGGTAAAGCTCCAGCCATTAGAACCTATGCAGATATGTATAACATGATTATGGTTTGCCCAGATGCCGATAAAACCAGTTGGTATTTGGACAGTCCGATAGATTCTAAAATGAAATACGAAACTTATATCTCGAAAGAATTAGTTTCAAAAATAGATGCAACTTATAATACCGTAGCATCTAAAACAGGTCGAGCAATTACAGGATATAGTATGGGCGGTCATGGCGCGTTGTATTTAGCTTTTAAGCATCAAGATGTTTGGGGAGCAACAGCGAGTATGAGTGGCGGAGTAGATTTAAGACCGTTTCCTAATAATTGGGATATTTCAAAACGTTTAGGAACTTATGCGGAGTATCCAGAACATTGGGAAAATAATTCTGTGATTAACCTGACACACTTATTAACAGCTAAAGACCTTAAAATACTATTTGATTGTGGCGTAGACGATTTTTTTTACGATGCTAATGTAAGACTTCATAAAAAACTATTAGAGCGTAATATTCCTCATGATTATATAGAGCGTCCAGGCGGACATACCAATGCGTATTGGAGTAATTCCATAAAATATCATTTAGTGTTTTTTAATGATTTTTTTAAATCAGCAAAATAAAAGCAAATGAAAAGAAGAGGTTTGATCTTATTAACATTTATATTATGTAGTGTTTTAGGAGGATGTAAAGCTAGAAAAATTCAAGGTGTTGAAAAAAGCAAGTCATCTACAGCAGTTAGTGCATTTGGGCAACCTAATATTGTAGTATTACTGTGCGACGATTTAGGGTATGGCGATTTGGCGACTTTCGGGCATCCTGTAATTGAAACTCATAACCTAGATAAATTAGCTGAAACAGGAATTAAACTTACAGATTTCTATGCAACGGCACCGGTATGTTCATCTTCGCGCGCTGGTTTGTTAACAGGTAGAAGTCCTAATCGGGCTGGTATTTATGATTTTATTCCGGGGTATAAAAAAAGTGCAGACAATAGAGATTTGGTACACTTACGTGCCGAAGAAGTGACTATTCCTCAAGTATTAAAATCTGTAGGTTACGAAACCTGTTTAGTGGGGAAATGGCATTGTTCGTCTCAATTTAATTCAGACGCACAACCACAACCAAACGATTTTGGTTTCGATTATTGGATGGCAACACACAATAATGCAGCGCCAAGTCATAAAAACCCAAGAAATTTTGTGAGAAACGGCGAAGAAGTCGGCGAAATAGAAGGTTTTAGTAGTCAGATTATTGTAGACGAAGCCATGTCTTGGTTAGATAAAAGAGATACTAATAAACCATTTTTCTTAGAAGTTGCATTTCACGAACCTCATGAACCTATTGCCTCTCCAGAAGATTTAGTACAGAAATACTTACCAAAAGCCAAAAATCATGAAGAGGCCGAATTTTTTGCCAATGTAGAAAATGTAGATTTAGCTGTAGGTCGATTATTAGAGTATTTTGAAACTCATAATATCACCAATACTTTAATCGTGTTTAGCTCAGATAACGGGCCCGAAACCTTTATGAGATACGAGCGTGCTAAAAAATCTTACGGGAGACCGGGACCTTTAAAAGGTATGAAATTATGGACCAATGAAGCTGGGTTTAGAGTTCCAGGTATTGTAAAATCGATAGGAAAAGATACCTATTCTGGAACTAGCGATGCCGTAATATCTGCCTTAGATTTCTTACCAACATTTGCCGAATTAGCAGGCGCAGAATTACCTAACAGAAAATTAGATGGCGAGTCTTTTGTGCCGCTTTTAAAATCGGGAAATTTTGAACGCGAAAAACCTTTAACATGGGCATTTTACGATGCAATTAACGACCGTCGTGTAGTCATGCGTAAAGGCGATTATAAAATTATAGCGCGTATAGAATTAGATGGTGAAACCTTACCTAATCTTCATAATTTATACGACGGAAATATTGACGAAATTAAACGCGCTAAACTCACAGATTTCGTGTTGTTTGATTTGAAAAATGACATTGCTGAATCTGAAGATATTTCAGCTCAAAAAGCAGACATTTTTAATACGATGAAAACAGAATTTGAATCGGAATATCAAGCACTATTAGACGGCAGTCATGTTTAGGTGCGTGATAACGCGAACGACCAATAACATATTTAAAAATCAGATGTAGCAACAGTTAAATAGATAAAGTAATGAGTAGATATATTAAGAATTTAGATTTTGGTTTAAGACATAGAAGCTTGTGTTTTTTGGTTTTATTATTACTATGTAACGCCATGGTATTAAACGCACAACACGCTGCAGAAGTATATTTTTTAAAATTATCTGGAGCTATTAAAGATGGTAAAATTGATGTTGAAAAATATAAAGACTCCCAAAAGAAAGCAACGAATAAAAAAATAAATCCCATTAAATTATATCCAAATATAGAATTTCAAACGTTCGAAGGTTTTGGAGGTGCTTTCAATGAAATTGGAGGTGAAGCTCTAATGGTTTTACCAAAAGATAAACAAATTGAAGTGGCGAAAAATTTATTTAATGTAAATACTGGAGCGCAATTAGTGTTTTGTAGAACAGCTGTTGGATCTAGTGATTTCGGAATTGACGCTTATAGTTATGCTGAAAAGGCAGACGATTATAATATGAGGGCTTTTTCTATTAAAAGAGAAGAGGCTTCTGTTATTCCTTTTATTAAGCATGCAATTGCGCAGAATCCAGATTTTAAACTGTTCGCTTCACCTTGGAGTCCACCAGCATGGATGAAATATTCTGGACTTATGGATCAAGGAAAAGATTTTCCTGAGAAAAATAAATTAAAAGACGAGCCTAAAATCTACAAAGCTTATGCGTTATATTTCTCAAAATATATTAAAGCTTACGAAGATAAAGGGATTACGATAGATCGTTTAATTGTTCAAAACGAAACAGATGCAAATACAGCATATCCATCTAACGATATGTCTGTAAATCAAATGAGTAAGTTTGTAGGGGCGTACTTGCGTCCGCAATTTAAAGCCGATAAAATTAATACAGAAATTTGGGCAGGAACCTTTAGGGTTCATGGCCGAATTGACGCTTTAGAATTGGCTGCAAATCCAGAAAATTTAGCTTTGTTTGATGGTATTGGAATTCAGTATACGTCTTCAAAATATATCCAAGATATGAATGCATTATATCCTAATGGTAACACCATGCATACAGAAGGAAATTGCTTTAACGGAAAAAATACTTGGGATCAGGCCGCAACGCGTTTAAAAGAAGTAGCACAATACTTTAATTATGGCATTCCAAATTATTGCTATTGGAACATGATTTTAAATGAAACAACAGAAAGTGGTTGGGATTGGGCACAGAATTCATTAATAAATATAGACCGTAACACTAAAACGGTTACTTATAATCCAGACTATGCTGTATTTGCATTTATGAGTCAGTATTTGGTGCCAGGCTCTAAACGTATTGCAAATTATTCTAAGGACGAATTAATTTCAGTAAAACATGATAATAAGATTTTTGTTTTACTCCAAAATGATAACGATTTACCTAATTCTTATGAATGTCAGATTGAAGACGGAGAGAAACAAATCGTAACGCTACCTGCTAAATCATTAGCCGTAATTGTTTTAAATATTTAAACGAAATAAGATATAATGTAAATGAATAAAAAACTGATACATAATTTAACTTATTACTGCTTGTTTATTGTAATGAGCGGGTTATTGTATTCATGCGATAATTCTAGAACAAGTATTGAAGTTACGTCTCCAGATGCAACTAAAAAGATGGTGTTTCTTGAAGGGGAAAATAACAACGATGTCTCTTTTTCTGTATTTTATAATCAGAATGAAGTCATTCAAAGTTCGGTATTAGAACTAATGTCTGAAGAATTAAATTTCAAAGGAACTGTTACGGTTGACAATATAGAAACAACTTCAGTAAATACAACGTGGACCTCTAGATTTAATGAGTTAAGTACGATTCCAGACCATTATAATCAGATAAAAATATATTTAAAACAAGGCGATGCAAAAGTGAATATCATTGCTAGAGCTTACAATGAAGGTGTGGCTTTAGCTTACGAAATTCCTGAACAAGGCAACCTTACCGAAATTGATTTAAATGAAAACATGCATTATAATTTCGATAACGATTACGAGCTGTGGTCTACCCCAAAACGTGAAAAAGGCGTATTAACGGCTCAAGGCGAGTACAAAAAAATTCCAATTTCAGCTTTACAAGAAGGTGCCGAACGTCCGTTAGTAATTGAGATAAACGATACGGTTAAAATTGCATTGGCAGAAGCCCGTTTGGTAGATTATGGGCGAATGAGTTTTAATAAAGGCACAACATCGCCGTATAGTATTGTATCGACCCTTGATGGTAAAATGGGAGAACAAAAACAAGATACTATTACAGGAGCTGTTATTTCCGAACGCAAAAACGATGGCGCTAAAGTGCATAAAACCTTACCATTTCAATCGCCTTGGCGCGTGGTAATGATGGGGAACAGTCATGGCGAGTTATTAGAACATAATTATTTAATTCAGAATTTAAATCCGCCATCAGAAATAGCAGACGACTCTTGGATAACGCCAGGAAAAGTACTTCGTGAAACGACCTTAACAACGCAAGGAGGTATGGCAGCTATCGATTTTGTAGCAAGTCATAATATGCAATATGTGCATTTTGATGCGGGTTGGTATGGTAATGAAATGGATAATGCCTCTGATGCTACAACTATTACTTTAGACCCGAAACGCTCTAAAGGACCTTTTGACATTGAAGCCATTACAAAATATGCTACAGAAAAAGGTGTGAAGGTTATGCTTTATGTTAACCGTCTCGCTTTAGAAAATAAATTAGACGAGGTCTTACCTGTTTTAAAAAAATGGGGTGTTTCTGGCATAAAATATGGTTTTGTTCGGGTGGGCGACCAAGATGCAACCGCTTGGATGCACAAGGCCGTAAAAAAAGCCGCAGAATACGAAATGGTATTAGAT is a window of Formosa sediminum DNA encoding:
- a CDS encoding sulfatase-like hydrolase/transferase — its product is MKRRGLILLTFILCSVLGGCKARKIQGVEKSKSSTAVSAFGQPNIVVLLCDDLGYGDLATFGHPVIETHNLDKLAETGIKLTDFYATAPVCSSSRAGLLTGRSPNRAGIYDFIPGYKKSADNRDLVHLRAEEVTIPQVLKSVGYETCLVGKWHCSSQFNSDAQPQPNDFGFDYWMATHNNAAPSHKNPRNFVRNGEEVGEIEGFSSQIIVDEAMSWLDKRDTNKPFFLEVAFHEPHEPIASPEDLVQKYLPKAKNHEEAEFFANVENVDLAVGRLLEYFETHNITNTLIVFSSDNGPETFMRYERAKKSYGRPGPLKGMKLWTNEAGFRVPGIVKSIGKDTYSGTSDAVISALDFLPTFAELAGAELPNRKLDGESFVPLLKSGNFEREKPLTWAFYDAINDRRVVMRKGDYKIIARIELDGETLPNLHNLYDGNIDEIKRAKLTDFVLFDLKNDIAESEDISAQKADIFNTMKTEFESEYQALLDGSHV
- a CDS encoding alpha/beta hydrolase; amino-acid sequence: MHKKLIHILLIFLSCNVFAFRVDTLVVFSASMNKDIKNVVITPDNYSKQGAAYHVVYLLHGAGGNHTSWLGKAPAIRTYADMYNMIMVCPDADKTSWYLDSPIDSKMKYETYISKELVSKIDATYNTVASKTGRAITGYSMGGHGALYLAFKHQDVWGATASMSGGVDLRPFPNNWDISKRLGTYAEYPEHWENNSVINLTHLLTAKDLKILFDCGVDDFFYDANVRLHKKLLERNIPHDYIERPGGHTNAYWSNSIKYHLVFFNDFFKSAK
- a CDS encoding glycoside hydrolase family 30 protein is translated as MSRYIKNLDFGLRHRSLCFLVLLLLCNAMVLNAQHAAEVYFLKLSGAIKDGKIDVEKYKDSQKKATNKKINPIKLYPNIEFQTFEGFGGAFNEIGGEALMVLPKDKQIEVAKNLFNVNTGAQLVFCRTAVGSSDFGIDAYSYAEKADDYNMRAFSIKREEASVIPFIKHAIAQNPDFKLFASPWSPPAWMKYSGLMDQGKDFPEKNKLKDEPKIYKAYALYFSKYIKAYEDKGITIDRLIVQNETDANTAYPSNDMSVNQMSKFVGAYLRPQFKADKINTEIWAGTFRVHGRIDALELAANPENLALFDGIGIQYTSSKYIQDMNALYPNGNTMHTEGNCFNGKNTWDQAATRLKEVAQYFNYGIPNYCYWNMILNETTESGWDWAQNSLINIDRNTKTVTYNPDYAVFAFMSQYLVPGSKRIANYSKDELISVKHDNKIFVLLQNDNDLPNSYECQIEDGEKQIVTLPAKSLAVIVLNI
- a CDS encoding glycoside hydrolase family 97 protein is translated as MNKKLIHNLTYYCLFIVMSGLLYSCDNSRTSIEVTSPDATKKMVFLEGENNNDVSFSVFYNQNEVIQSSVLELMSEELNFKGTVTVDNIETTSVNTTWTSRFNELSTIPDHYNQIKIYLKQGDAKVNIIARAYNEGVALAYEIPEQGNLTEIDLNENMHYNFDNDYELWSTPKREKGVLTAQGEYKKIPISALQEGAERPLVIEINDTVKIALAEARLVDYGRMSFNKGTTSPYSIVSTLDGKMGEQKQDTITGAVISERKNDGAKVHKTLPFQSPWRVVMMGNSHGELLEHNYLIQNLNPPSEIADDSWITPGKVLRETTLTTQGGMAAIDFVASHNMQYVHFDAGWYGNEMDNASDATTITLDPKRSKGPFDIEAITKYATEKGVKVMLYVNRLALENKLDEVLPVLKKWGVSGIKYGFVRVGDQDATAWMHKAVKKAAEYEMVLDIHDEYRPTGFSRTYPNLLTQEGIRGDEETVPNAHTLITMFTRSLAGAADNTVCYYNSRVDKMGSHASQLAKTVCIFSPLQFLYWYDKAPSAPIKDDGLWGDTRTIGNEPELEFFNAVPTTWDETKVLRADIGELGIIARRKGNDWFVGGINGVTPHDVTLDFSFLEEGASYKAKVYTDDETANTRTQVKIEEKDITNQSKLNLSIDSNNGFAMHITKE